Proteins encoded together in one Mycobacterium simiae window:
- a CDS encoding virulence factor Mce family protein encodes MSGVAARSGVAAPLRRQAWRGLVLLVIAMVLSSCGWRGISNVAIPGGPGSGPDSMTIYVQVPDTLAINGNSKVMVADVFVGSIKAINLKNWVATLTLGVKKSVKLPKNAIARIGQTSLLGSQHVELAAPPNPSQDLLRNGDTIPLKNSSSYPTTEQTLASLSLILRGGGIPNLEVLQNEVYNIFNGRGEQIRSFLGKLDTFTSQLNQQRDDITHAIDSTNRLLTYVGGRADVLDRVLTDLPPLIKHFADTKNLLINATDSVGRLSQAADQYLSEARAPLHTDLQALQCPLKELGRASPYLIGALKLILTQPFDIDTVPKMFRGDYVNISLTLDVTYSAVDNAFLTGTGLSGALRALEQSFGRDPATMIPDVRYTSNPNDAPGGPLVERGDRNC; translated from the coding sequence ATGAGCGGCGTCGCCGCGAGGAGCGGCGTCGCCGCGCCGCTTCGCCGCCAGGCCTGGCGCGGGCTGGTGCTGCTGGTGATTGCCATGGTGCTGAGCTCGTGCGGCTGGCGGGGCATCTCCAACGTGGCGATCCCCGGCGGGCCGGGTAGCGGTCCGGATTCGATGACGATCTACGTCCAGGTACCTGACACCCTGGCCATCAACGGCAACAGCAAGGTGATGGTCGCCGACGTCTTCGTCGGATCGATCAAGGCCATCAACCTGAAGAACTGGGTGGCGACCCTGACTTTGGGGGTAAAGAAAAGCGTCAAGCTGCCGAAGAACGCCATCGCCAGGATCGGCCAGACGTCGCTGCTGGGTTCCCAGCACGTGGAACTCGCCGCGCCGCCGAACCCGTCGCAGGACCTGCTGCGCAACGGCGACACCATTCCGCTGAAGAACTCATCGTCGTATCCCACCACCGAGCAAACGTTGGCCAGCCTGTCGTTGATCTTGCGCGGCGGCGGCATCCCCAACCTGGAGGTGCTGCAGAACGAGGTCTACAACATCTTCAACGGCCGGGGCGAGCAGATCCGGTCCTTCCTCGGCAAGCTGGACACCTTCACCTCCCAGCTCAACCAGCAGCGCGACGACATCACGCATGCGATCGACTCCACCAACCGGCTGCTGACCTATGTGGGTGGTCGGGCCGACGTCCTGGACCGGGTGCTGACCGACCTCCCGCCGCTGATCAAGCACTTCGCCGACACCAAGAACCTGCTGATCAACGCCACCGACTCGGTGGGCCGGCTCAGCCAGGCCGCCGACCAGTATCTGTCGGAGGCCCGGGCGCCGCTGCACACCGATCTGCAGGCACTGCAGTGCCCGCTGAAGGAACTCGGTCGCGCCTCGCCGTACCTGATCGGCGCGCTCAAGCTCATCCTGACGCAGCCCTTCGACATCGACACCGTGCCGAAGATGTTCCGCGGTGACTACGTCAACATCTCGCTGACGCTGGACGTCACCTACAGCGCCGTCGACAACGCCTTCCTGACGGGCACCGGATTGTCGGGCGCGCTGCGCGCACTTGAGCAGTCGTTCGGCCGCGACCCGGCGACGATGATCCCCGATGTCCGCTACACGTCGAACCCGAATGACGCGCCCGGCGGGCCGCTGGTGGAAAGGGGGGACCGGAATTGCTGA
- a CDS encoding MCE family protein: protein MSTIFDIRNVRLPKFSRTTVIVGSLIVVVALVVGYVGYRLFEKLTNNTVVAYFPAANALYKGDKVQIMGLRVGSIDSIEPVGDKMKVTFHYANKYKVPANASAVILNPTLVASRAIQLEPPYKGGPVLGDNAVIPEERTQVPVEWDELRNSITNIISKLGPTKEQPTGPFGEVITSFADGLAGKSKQINTALNSLSSALTALNEGRGDFFAVVRSLALFVNALHQDDAQFVALNQNLADVTGRLASSDGDLSNAIQQFDSLLTTVRPWLDKNHEVLATDVNNLATATNTLLQPDPLNGLETALHILPTAASNINQIYHPTHGSVVAIPAITNFANPMQFICSSIQAGSRLGYQESAELCAQYLAPILDAIKFNYLPFGLNLFSTAETLPKQVAYSEPRLQPPNGYKDTTVPGIWVPDTPLSHRNTQHGWIVAPGMQGQQVGPITAGLMTPESLSELMGGPNIEPVESNLQTPPGPPNAYDENPILPPIGLRAPTPVQPPAPGPEVRPGPVAPTPAPVVAPAPNAGGPPAPVDAGLGQ, encoded by the coding sequence TTGAGCACCATCTTTGACATCCGCAATGTGCGTCTGCCCAAGTTCTCTCGGACGACGGTGATTGTCGGATCGCTGATCGTGGTGGTGGCCCTGGTGGTCGGCTACGTCGGCTACCGGCTGTTCGAGAAGCTGACGAACAACACCGTGGTCGCTTACTTCCCCGCGGCCAATGCGCTCTACAAGGGGGACAAGGTCCAGATCATGGGCCTGCGGGTCGGCTCCATCGACAGCATCGAGCCGGTCGGCGACAAGATGAAGGTGACGTTCCACTACGCGAACAAATACAAGGTCCCCGCCAATGCCTCCGCGGTGATCCTCAACCCCACCCTGGTGGCGTCCCGCGCGATTCAGCTGGAGCCGCCCTACAAGGGCGGGCCGGTGCTGGGCGACAACGCGGTGATCCCCGAAGAGCGCACCCAGGTGCCGGTGGAATGGGACGAGCTGCGTAACAGCATCACCAACATCATCTCCAAGCTGGGTCCGACCAAGGAGCAGCCGACAGGACCGTTCGGTGAGGTCATCACGTCCTTCGCGGACGGCCTGGCCGGTAAAAGCAAGCAGATCAACACCGCGCTGAACAGCCTGTCGTCGGCGTTGACCGCGCTTAACGAGGGCCGCGGCGACTTCTTCGCGGTGGTGCGCAGTCTGGCGTTGTTCGTCAACGCGCTGCATCAGGACGATGCGCAGTTCGTCGCGTTGAACCAGAACCTGGCCGACGTCACCGGCCGGCTCGCCTCGTCCGACGGGGACCTGTCGAATGCCATTCAGCAGTTCGACAGTCTGTTGACGACGGTGCGCCCATGGCTGGACAAGAACCACGAGGTGCTGGCCACCGACGTCAACAACCTGGCCACGGCCACCAACACGCTGCTGCAACCCGACCCGCTGAACGGGCTGGAGACCGCCCTGCACATCTTGCCGACGGCGGCGTCGAACATCAACCAGATCTATCACCCGACGCACGGTTCGGTGGTCGCCATTCCGGCTATCACGAACTTCGCCAATCCCATGCAGTTCATCTGTAGCTCGATCCAGGCCGGCAGCCGGCTCGGGTATCAGGAATCGGCGGAGTTATGCGCGCAATACTTGGCGCCGATCCTCGACGCGATCAAGTTCAACTACCTGCCGTTCGGCTTGAACCTGTTCAGTACGGCCGAGACGTTGCCCAAGCAGGTCGCGTACTCCGAGCCGCGGCTGCAGCCGCCCAACGGTTATAAGGACACGACGGTCCCCGGCATTTGGGTGCCGGACACCCCGTTGTCGCACCGCAACACCCAGCACGGCTGGATCGTGGCGCCAGGTATGCAGGGTCAGCAGGTAGGACCGATCACCGCGGGCCTGATGACCCCGGAATCGCTGTCTGAATTGATGGGCGGTCCCAACATCGAGCCCGTGGAATCGAACCTGCAGACGCCGCCGGGTCCGCCGAACGCGTACGACGAGAATCCGATCCTGCCGCCCATCGGGCTGCGGGCTCCGACGCCGGTCCAACCGCCGGCGCCGGGTCCGGAGGTGCGCCCCGGTCCGGTCGCTCCGACACCCGCGCCGGTGGTGGCCCCGGCACCCAATGCCGGGGGACCGCCGGCACCGGTTGATGCGGGGTTGGGGCAGTGA
- a CDS encoding virulence factor Mce family protein, which yields MRTLEPPNRLRLGLMGIVVTILVIGVGQSFTSVPVLFAKPAYYGQFTDTGGISTGDKVRIAGMDVGKVEGLKIDGDHVLMKFSIGTNTIGTESRLAIRTDTILGKKVMEIEARGSQPLRPGATLPIGQSTTPYQIYDAFFDVTKAASGWDIDTVKESLHVLSQTIDQTYPHLSAALEGVAKFSDTVGKRDAEVKHLLAQANQVASILGDRSEQVDRLLVNAKTLLAAFNERGQAINALLSNVAAFSEQVKGLINDNPNLNHVLEQLRTISQILVDRRNDVADGLTEVGRFLPSLNEAIASGPFFKVVLHNLALYQIIQPWVDAAFKKRGIDPENFWRSAGLPEYRWPDPNGTRFPNGAPPPAPPVLEGTPDHPGPAIPPGSPCSYTPANPGGNITVGDEGLPRPWNPLPCAGATVGPFGGPGFPAPIDVATSPPNPDGLPPTPGMPIAGRPGDPPPNVPGTPVPLPAQAPPGARTENLGPAGPTPPPSTFAPGLPPGPPAPPGPGNQLPAPFINPGGSGGSGVTGGSQN from the coding sequence ATGAGAACGCTGGAACCCCCGAACCGACTCCGGCTCGGCCTGATGGGCATCGTGGTCACGATTCTCGTGATCGGCGTCGGGCAGAGCTTCACCAGTGTCCCGGTGCTGTTCGCCAAGCCCGCCTATTACGGGCAGTTCACCGACACCGGCGGCATCAGCACCGGTGACAAGGTGCGGATCGCTGGCATGGACGTCGGCAAAGTCGAGGGCCTCAAGATCGACGGCGACCACGTCCTGATGAAGTTCTCGATCGGTACCAACACGATCGGCACCGAGAGTCGGCTGGCCATCCGCACCGACACCATCCTCGGTAAGAAGGTCATGGAGATCGAGGCGCGGGGGTCCCAACCGCTGCGGCCCGGGGCCACCCTGCCGATCGGCCAGAGCACGACGCCGTATCAGATCTATGACGCCTTCTTCGACGTCACCAAGGCCGCGTCCGGCTGGGACATCGACACCGTCAAAGAGTCGCTGCACGTGCTCTCGCAGACCATCGACCAGACCTACCCGCACCTGAGCGCCGCCCTGGAGGGCGTCGCCAAGTTCTCCGACACGGTCGGCAAGCGGGACGCGGAGGTCAAGCATCTGCTTGCCCAGGCCAACCAGGTGGCCAGCATCCTCGGCGACCGCAGCGAGCAGGTGGACCGACTGCTGGTCAACGCCAAGACACTGCTGGCCGCCTTCAACGAGCGTGGGCAGGCCATCAACGCGCTGCTGAGTAATGTTGCCGCGTTCTCCGAGCAGGTCAAGGGCCTGATCAACGACAACCCGAACCTGAACCACGTGCTGGAGCAGTTGCGCACGATCAGCCAGATTCTGGTGGATCGCCGGAATGACGTCGCGGACGGGCTGACCGAGGTTGGCAGGTTCCTGCCGTCCCTGAACGAGGCCATCGCGTCGGGACCGTTCTTCAAGGTGGTGCTGCACAACCTGGCGCTCTACCAAATCATCCAGCCCTGGGTGGACGCGGCGTTCAAAAAGCGCGGCATCGACCCGGAGAACTTCTGGCGCAGCGCGGGTCTGCCGGAATACCGGTGGCCCGACCCGAATGGCACCCGCTTCCCCAATGGTGCGCCGCCGCCGGCGCCGCCGGTGTTGGAGGGCACGCCCGACCATCCTGGTCCGGCCATCCCGCCCGGCTCGCCGTGCTCGTACACGCCGGCCAACCCCGGTGGCAACATCACCGTCGGCGACGAGGGTCTGCCGCGGCCGTGGAACCCGCTGCCGTGCGCGGGCGCCACCGTCGGACCGTTCGGCGGGCCCGGGTTCCCGGCGCCGATCGACGTCGCGACGTCGCCGCCGAACCCCGACGGACTGCCGCCCACACCCGGCATGCCGATCGCGGGTCGTCCGGGCGACCCACCGCCGAACGTTCCGGGCACACCGGTGCCGTTGCCGGCGCAGGCGCCGCCGGGTGCGCGCACCGAGAACCTGGGGCCCGCCGGCCCGACGCCGCCGCCGTCGACGTTCGCGCCGGGATTGCCGCCGGGTCCGCCGGCCCCGCCCGGGCCGGGGAACCAGCTGCCGGCGCCGTTCATCAACCCCGGTGGATCGGGTGGCAGTGGTGTCACGGGAGGTAGCCAGAATTGA
- a CDS encoding virulence factor Mce family protein, translating to MKITGTLIRLSIFSLVLLLFTAMIVVVFGQMRFDRTYAYSAEFSNISGLRQGQFVRASGVEIGKVDSVELVDGGKRARVKFNVDRSIPLYQSTTAQIRYLDLIGNRYLELKRGEGEGVDKVLPPGGFIPLSRTSPALDLDALIGGFKPLFRALDPEKVNTIATALVTVFQGQSGTINDILDNTAQLTSQIGERDQAIGEVIKNLNIVLDTTVRHRQQFDQTVNNLEVLITGLKDHKDQLAGGTAHISNAAGTVADLLSEDRALLHKTINYLDGIQQPLIDQQDQLQDYLKKVPTALNMIGRAIGSYGDFVNFYACDITLKINGLQAGGPVRTVRLFQQPTGRCTPQ from the coding sequence ATGAAAATCACCGGCACGCTAATCCGACTCAGCATCTTCTCGCTGGTGCTGCTGCTGTTCACCGCGATGATCGTCGTGGTGTTCGGGCAAATGCGGTTTGACCGCACCTACGCGTACTCGGCTGAGTTCAGCAACATCAGTGGGTTACGTCAGGGCCAGTTCGTTCGCGCGTCCGGTGTGGAGATCGGCAAGGTGGACTCGGTTGAGCTGGTCGACGGTGGCAAGCGGGCCAGAGTGAAGTTCAACGTCGACCGCTCGATTCCGCTATACCAGTCGACGACGGCGCAGATCCGCTACCTGGACCTGATCGGTAACCGGTATCTGGAGCTCAAGCGCGGCGAGGGTGAGGGCGTCGACAAGGTGCTGCCCCCGGGTGGTTTCATCCCGCTGTCGCGCACCTCGCCGGCGCTCGACCTCGACGCGTTGATCGGCGGGTTCAAGCCGCTGTTCCGGGCGCTGGACCCGGAGAAGGTCAACACCATCGCCACCGCGCTGGTCACCGTGTTCCAGGGGCAGAGCGGCACGATCAACGACATCCTCGACAACACCGCACAGCTGACCTCCCAGATCGGGGAGCGTGACCAGGCGATCGGCGAGGTGATCAAGAACCTCAACATCGTGTTGGACACCACGGTTCGGCATCGCCAGCAGTTCGACCAGACCGTCAACAACCTCGAGGTGCTGATCACCGGGCTCAAGGACCACAAGGACCAGCTGGCCGGCGGCACCGCGCACATCAGTAACGCCGCCGGCACGGTGGCCGACCTGCTGAGCGAGGACCGCGCCCTGCTGCACAAGACGATCAACTATCTGGACGGGATTCAGCAGCCACTGATCGACCAGCAGGATCAACTTCAGGACTACCTGAAGAAGGTGCCGACCGCGCTGAACATGATCGGGCGGGCCATCGGGTCCTACGGAGACTTCGTCAACTTCTACGCCTGCGACATCACCCTGAAGATAAACGGCTTGCAAGCCGGTGGCCCGGTCCGCACGGTCCGGCTCTTCCAGCAGCCGACGGGTAGGTGCACGCCGCAATGA
- a CDS encoding MCE family protein: MARPGKVNASRTPPYKLAGIGMLVIAAIVFVLVYGQFRGDFTPKTKLTMLASRAGLVMDPGSKVTYNGVEIGRVDTITEIVRDGKPAAKFTLDVFPRYLALIPANVNADIKATTVFGGKYVSLTTPQNPSQQKLSAQSVIDARSVTTEINTLFQTITSISEKVDPVKLNLTLSAAAQSLAGLGDKFGQSIVNGNAVLDDVNPQMPQIRHDIQQLAGLGDTYANASPDLFDFLNNAVVTSRTINQQQKDLDQALLAAAGFGNTGAEIFEKGGPYLARGAADLVPSAQLLDTYSPAIYCTLRNYHDIEPKAASFLAGNGYSLNAHTEALSGLGLLANPVSAVATIASLVGGLAGVVGGAPNPYIYPENLPRVNARGGPGGAPGCWQHITRDLWPAPELVMDTGNSIAPYNHLDTGSPYAIEYVWGRQVGDNTINP; encoded by the coding sequence ATGGCCCGACCCGGAAAAGTCAACGCCTCGCGGACCCCGCCCTACAAGTTGGCGGGCATCGGCATGCTGGTCATCGCCGCGATCGTCTTCGTCCTGGTCTACGGGCAATTCCGGGGTGACTTCACCCCCAAGACCAAGCTGACCATGCTGGCCTCCCGAGCCGGTCTGGTGATGGACCCCGGATCCAAGGTCACCTACAACGGCGTCGAGATCGGCCGGGTCGACACCATCACCGAAATCGTGCGCGACGGCAAGCCGGCGGCAAAGTTCACCCTGGACGTCTTCCCCCGATACCTCGCGCTGATCCCGGCCAACGTGAACGCCGACATCAAGGCCACCACCGTGTTCGGTGGCAAGTACGTGTCGTTGACGACGCCGCAGAACCCTTCGCAGCAAAAGCTTTCCGCGCAGTCGGTGATCGACGCCCGGTCGGTGACGACCGAGATCAACACGCTGTTCCAGACCATCACATCGATTTCGGAGAAGGTGGATCCGGTCAAGCTGAATTTGACGCTGAGCGCGGCCGCGCAATCGCTGGCCGGGCTGGGTGACAAGTTCGGCCAGTCGATCGTCAACGGCAACGCCGTCCTCGACGACGTCAACCCGCAGATGCCGCAGATCCGCCACGACATCCAGCAACTGGCTGGGCTCGGCGACACTTACGCCAACGCCTCGCCCGATCTGTTCGACTTCCTCAACAACGCGGTCGTCACCTCCCGCACCATCAACCAGCAGCAAAAGGACCTGGATCAGGCGCTCTTGGCGGCGGCCGGCTTCGGCAACACCGGCGCGGAGATCTTCGAGAAGGGCGGGCCGTATCTGGCGCGTGGCGCGGCCGACCTGGTGCCGTCGGCGCAACTGCTGGACACCTACAGCCCGGCCATCTACTGCACGCTGCGCAACTACCACGACATCGAGCCCAAGGCCGCCTCGTTCCTGGCCGGCAACGGATACTCGCTGAACGCCCACACCGAGGCGCTGTCGGGTCTGGGACTGCTGGCCAACCCCGTGTCGGCGGTGGCCACGATTGCCAGCCTGGTCGGCGGACTGGCCGGCGTCGTCGGCGGCGCGCCCAACCCCTACATCTATCCGGAGAACCTGCCGCGAGTGAATGCCCGCGGCGGCCCGGGTGGTGCGCCAGGTTGCTGGCAGCACATCACGCGTGACCTCTGGCCCGCACCCGAGTTGGTGATGGACACCGGCAACAGCATCGCGCCGTACAACCACCTCGACACCGGTTCGCCCTACGCAATCGAATACGTCTGGGGCCGTCAGGTAGGGGATAACACGATCAACCCATGA
- a CDS encoding MlaE family ABC transporter permease, with product MSTAAVLRARFPRAAENLNRYGGAAGRGLDDLGQMAWFGLVCIGQVPHALRNYRKETLRLIAQIGMGTGAMAVVGGTVAIVGFVTLSGSSLVAIQGFASLGNIGVEAFTGFFAALINVRIAAPVVTGIAMAATVGAGATAELGAMRISEEIDALEVMGIKSISFLATTRFMAGLVVIIPIYALAMIMCFLSPQITTTVLYGQSNGTYDHYFRTFLRPDDVFWSFVEAILITAVVMITHCFYGYNAGGGPVGVGEAVGRSMRFSLVSVQVVVLSAALALYGVNPNFALTV from the coding sequence ATGTCGACTGCCGCGGTGTTGCGTGCCCGATTTCCCCGGGCGGCGGAGAATCTCAACCGCTACGGCGGTGCCGCAGGCCGGGGGCTCGACGACCTCGGCCAGATGGCTTGGTTCGGGCTGGTCTGCATCGGACAGGTGCCGCACGCGCTGCGCAACTACCGCAAGGAGACGCTGCGACTGATTGCCCAAATCGGCATGGGCACCGGCGCCATGGCCGTCGTCGGCGGCACGGTCGCGATCGTCGGTTTCGTGACGCTGTCGGGCAGCTCGCTCGTCGCGATCCAGGGCTTCGCGTCGCTGGGCAACATCGGGGTCGAGGCGTTCACCGGCTTCTTCGCCGCGCTGATCAACGTGCGCATCGCCGCTCCCGTCGTCACCGGGATCGCGATGGCCGCCACTGTCGGCGCGGGAGCCACCGCCGAACTCGGCGCCATGCGCATCAGCGAGGAGATCGACGCGCTGGAAGTGATGGGCATCAAGTCGATCTCGTTTTTGGCAACCACCCGCTTCATGGCCGGCCTGGTCGTCATCATCCCGATCTACGCGCTGGCGATGATCATGTGCTTCCTGTCGCCACAGATCACCACGACGGTGCTGTACGGGCAGTCCAACGGCACCTACGACCACTACTTCCGAACGTTCCTGCGACCCGACGACGTGTTTTGGTCGTTCGTGGAGGCCATCCTCATCACGGCGGTCGTGATGATCACCCACTGCTTCTACGGGTACAACGCGGGCGGCGGACCCGTCGGCGTGGGCGAGGCGGTGGGACGTTCGATGCGCTTCTCGCTGGTCTCGGTGCAGGTGGTCGTGCTGTCCGCCGCGTTGGCGCTCTACGGCGTCAACCCCAACTTCGCGTTGACGGTGTAG
- a CDS encoding MlaE family ABC transporter permease, which translates to MTSTSTNSRGPYLVGYLRDQLESPLTLIGGFFRMCVLTGRALFRRPFQWGEFVLQCWFIMRVAFLPTVFVSIPLTVLLIFTLNVLLAQFGAADLSGAGAAIGAVTQLGPLTTVLVVAGAGSTAICADLGARTIREEIDAMEVLGIDPIHRLVVPRVIAATLVATLLNGLVITVGLVGGYLFGVYLQNVSGGAYLATLTTITGLPEVVIATIKAATFGLIAGLVGCFRGLTVRGGSKGLGTAVNETVVLCVVALYAVNVVLTTIGVRFGTGR; encoded by the coding sequence ATGACGTCGACCTCGACGAACTCGCGGGGGCCCTACCTCGTCGGCTATCTGCGGGATCAACTGGAGTCGCCGCTGACCCTGATCGGCGGCTTCTTCCGGATGTGTGTGCTGACCGGCCGGGCGTTGTTCCGTCGGCCCTTCCAGTGGGGCGAGTTCGTGTTGCAGTGCTGGTTCATCATGCGAGTCGCGTTCCTGCCGACCGTCTTCGTCTCCATCCCGCTGACGGTGCTACTCATCTTCACCCTCAACGTGCTGCTGGCCCAGTTCGGTGCCGCTGACCTCTCCGGGGCGGGCGCGGCGATCGGCGCCGTCACCCAGCTCGGTCCGCTGACCACGGTGCTGGTGGTGGCCGGCGCCGGGTCGACCGCGATCTGCGCCGACCTCGGTGCGCGCACCATCCGCGAGGAGATCGACGCGATGGAGGTGCTCGGCATCGACCCGATCCACCGGCTGGTGGTCCCGCGGGTGATCGCCGCCACCCTGGTCGCCACCCTGCTCAACGGTCTGGTCATCACCGTCGGGCTGGTCGGCGGCTACCTGTTCGGGGTCTACCTGCAGAACGTGTCGGGCGGCGCCTACCTGGCGACCCTGACCACGATCACCGGCCTGCCCGAAGTTGTCATCGCGACCATCAAGGCGGCGACCTTCGGCCTGATCGCCGGACTCGTCGGGTGCTTCCGCGGGCTGACCGTGCGGGGTGGTTCCAAGGGGCTGGGCACCGCCGTCAACGAAACCGTCGTGCTCTGCGTGGTTGCGCTGTACGCGGTGAACGTGGTGCTGACCACCATCGGCGTGCGATTCGGGACGGGACGCTGA
- the fadD5 gene encoding fatty-acid--CoA ligase FadD5, translating to MTAQLASHEPHASQASHPREQPYLARRQNWVNQLERHALMQPQAVALRFMGRTLTWADLQRRVSALAGALSRRGVGFGDRVMILMLNRPEFVEAMLATNMLGAIAVPLNFRFTPSEIGFLVEDCEARVVVTEEVLAPVATGVRQIRPLLDTIVVAGGATDDQVLGYEDLINEPAGAREPVDVPNDSPALIMYTSGTTGRPKGAVLTHTNLTGQTMTGLYTNGADINNDVGFIGVPLFHIAGVGNLLGGLLLGLPTVIYPLGAFEPGQLLDVLAAEKVTGIFLVPAQWQAVCAEQHARPRDLRLRVMSWGAAPAPDALLREMSAIFPGTQILAAFGQTEMSPVTCMLLGEDAIRKRGSVGKVIPTVSARVVDENMNDVPIGEVGEIVYRAPTLMAGYWNNPAATAEAFAGGWFHSGDLVRMDEDGYVWVVDRKKDMIISGGENIYCAEVENVLASHPGIVEVAVIGRAHEKWGEVPIAVAAVRTDGLRLDDLDEFLNERLARYKHPKSLEIVDALPRNPAGKVLKTELRIRYGNAVGPQSEATARDFTTREGS from the coding sequence TTGACCGCGCAACTTGCTAGCCATGAGCCTCACGCATCACAGGCGTCACACCCGAGAGAGCAGCCGTACCTGGCCCGGCGGCAAAACTGGGTCAACCAGCTCGAGCGGCACGCACTGATGCAGCCGCAGGCCGTCGCGCTGCGATTCATGGGACGCACGCTGACATGGGCCGACCTGCAGCGTCGGGTCAGTGCGCTGGCCGGTGCCCTGAGCAGACGAGGGGTCGGCTTCGGGGACCGGGTGATGATCCTGATGCTCAACCGCCCCGAGTTCGTCGAGGCAATGCTTGCGACCAACATGCTCGGGGCCATCGCGGTTCCGCTGAACTTCCGGTTCACCCCATCCGAAATCGGTTTCCTGGTCGAAGACTGCGAAGCGCGGGTCGTGGTCACCGAGGAGGTGCTGGCTCCGGTGGCCACCGGAGTCCGTCAGATCCGGCCGCTGCTGGACACGATCGTCGTGGCCGGCGGTGCTACCGACGACCAGGTCCTGGGTTATGAAGACTTGATCAACGAACCCGCCGGTGCGCGCGAGCCCGTCGACGTGCCGAACGACTCGCCGGCCTTGATCATGTACACCTCCGGCACCACTGGGCGTCCCAAAGGTGCGGTGCTCACCCATACCAACCTGACTGGGCAGACGATGACCGGCTTGTACACCAACGGCGCCGACATCAATAACGACGTCGGCTTCATCGGTGTCCCGCTGTTCCACATCGCCGGCGTCGGCAACCTGCTCGGCGGGCTGCTGCTGGGCCTGCCCACGGTCATCTATCCCCTCGGCGCTTTCGAACCCGGGCAGCTGCTCGACGTGCTGGCGGCGGAAAAGGTCACCGGGATCTTTTTGGTGCCGGCCCAATGGCAGGCGGTCTGCGCTGAGCAGCACGCCCGTCCCCGCGACCTGAGGTTGCGCGTCATGTCATGGGGCGCCGCGCCGGCACCGGATGCGCTGCTGCGGGAGATGTCGGCGATCTTCCCCGGAACCCAGATCCTTGCTGCCTTCGGGCAAACCGAGATGTCTCCGGTGACCTGCATGCTGCTTGGCGAGGACGCGATCCGAAAGCGGGGATCGGTCGGCAAGGTGATTCCGACCGTCTCCGCCCGGGTGGTCGACGAGAACATGAACGACGTGCCGATCGGAGAGGTCGGCGAGATCGTCTACCGCGCACCCACTTTGATGGCCGGCTACTGGAACAATCCCGCTGCCACCGCGGAGGCCTTCGCGGGGGGCTGGTTCCACTCCGGCGACCTCGTCCGGATGGACGAGGACGGCTACGTCTGGGTGGTGGACCGCAAGAAGGACATGATCATTTCCGGCGGCGAGAACATCTACTGCGCCGAAGTGGAGAACGTGCTCGCCAGCCATCCCGGCATCGTCGAAGTCGCCGTCATCGGTCGTGCGCACGAAAAGTGGGGTGAAGTCCCGATCGCGGTCGCGGCCGTGCGCACCGACGGGCTGCGGCTGGATGACTTGGACGAGTTTCTCAACGAACGCCTCGCGCGCTACAAGCACCCCAAGTCACTCGAGATCGTCGACGCGTTGCCCCGCAACCCGGCCGGCAAGGTGCTCAAAACCGAGCTGCGGATTCGCTACGGGAACGCCGTCGGACCTCAAAGCGAGGCCACTGCAAGGGATTTCACCACGAGAGAGGGAAGCTGA
- a CDS encoding GntR family transcriptional regulator — MNTPLSTRTPGRRRQLRRAQLSDEVAGHLRAAIMSGRLRPGTFIRLDETAAELGVSVTPVREALLKLRGEGMVQLEPHRGHVVLPLTRQDIEDIFWLQATIARELAEAATDHIAEAEIDELERINESLAAAVGSGDPETIAGLEFSFHRVFNQASGRIKLAWFLLNAARYMPVLVYAGDPQWGVAAVDNHRQLIDALRRRDTPAVIEHTVWQFTDAARRLTEMLDGAGIFG, encoded by the coding sequence GTGAACACACCGCTATCTACACGAACGCCGGGTCGGCGGCGACAGCTGCGCCGGGCGCAGCTGTCCGACGAGGTCGCGGGCCACCTGCGGGCGGCGATCATGTCGGGGAGGTTGCGGCCGGGCACCTTCATCCGCCTCGATGAGACCGCGGCCGAGCTCGGCGTCAGCGTGACACCGGTGCGGGAGGCATTGCTCAAGCTGCGCGGCGAGGGCATGGTGCAGCTCGAGCCGCACCGCGGCCACGTGGTGCTGCCGTTGACCCGGCAGGACATCGAGGACATCTTCTGGCTGCAGGCGACCATCGCCAGGGAGCTCGCCGAGGCGGCCACCGACCACATCGCCGAGGCCGAGATCGACGAGCTGGAACGCATCAACGAGTCGCTGGCGGCGGCCGTCGGGTCCGGTGACCCCGAGACGATCGCTGGCCTCGAGTTCTCCTTCCACCGGGTCTTCAACCAGGCCAGCGGGCGGATCAAGCTGGCCTGGTTCCTGCTGAACGCGGCGCGATACATGCCGGTGCTGGTCTACGCGGGCGATCCGCAATGGGGGGTGGCCGCGGTCGACAATCACCGGCAGCTGATCGACGCGCTGCGCCGCCGGGATACGCCGGCGGTGATCGAGCACACGGTTTGGCAGTTCACCGACGCGGCCCGGCGGCTGACCGAAATGCTGGACGGGGCCGGGATATTCGGCTGA